The genomic segment AAAGAAGCAGCCAAATGGCATTCAGCAACCATgtcaacttaagaaaacacatgcaaagacacatacacgctgaaatacagaaaacatcttcatcgaTGTGACAACACATAGGCTTCAAAAACTCACaccacatgcaaatacacagacTCCAAGCTAGCCGCTTTCCCGGGTAGCTAGTTTGCTGGCTTGGCGCATAGTCTATTGGCGGCAAGCTAGTCGCCTCCCCCggcagctagcattagcattagcaagcTTACTGGCATTGCACgttgatgaatgaattaaacGATTTCAacataaaactgcaaaataacaaaatgtaaaaaatatacaacagtTGGTTctgaccaagtaatttgattggacgagaggcatttcatgagtgctgatatagagtacaacagcactgggacttttaactacatgtatcactccgctgCACAGGGCTTCTATCTAACCATTAATCAGCGTTACATTAACTgtcgttatctatcttagattgcAACAAACTTAGCAAAGAataatatatttccagaaataacatttgaattaaatgacgtatggtcgtcagaagagAATGAAGAGAAGAACCCTGGATACTTCGGCGCACtcctgaggtaacgtgtagaTAAAatagcaagctagtgtgcactgtgtagGTCAggaaaaatgtttatgtattGCTTAGTTCTCgaataaaagatgaaataaacaaacaaatcataatctcttgttgcttatttaacaaCTACGGCGCTcatagaactgttgtataaaagtaATATCACACTCGAAGTCGTGAGGGAGGGAATGATggagtgatgtactgaatatAACACGGCTGTGATTGTGTTCGTTACTACTTATTTATGTAATCTCAGACTGGATATTTACTATAACGTATGTGGTAGTTCCCTTTATGCTACTCACCAGTCCaaacagtaaattaattaataaataagatgtcataaaaaaaaactatttttatggAGGAGTCTCATCTTGTTGTACAACCCTGtgtcaaatgataaataaattaacctTGTAACCTTAAACTTTGTTAGTATTGTGCATTATGACATATTCCTTATCAATGTGAGTTGGCTGTTCCAGTGACGTTGTAtggcgtaaaaacgtcaaatgGACTGAATGATTATCATAGTCAACTCAATGGTGAAGAAATTACACCAGTTGTCTCTCTACAGGTTGGATGGGTATAAAATGTGGTCTGCTTACAATTTATCTTCAGTACCCTGCTtcaattgattaaaaaaatgtgtacTGTCGCCATGGCAACGTGTGCCGGTTTAATAGCTAAAgtggaattttgtttgtgtatatgcAGATCCGTTATGTATTAGCAAGACATTTTTGTGAgtttagaaatgtattttttatatttgtggaAGGTGTATATGTTTATagatcacacatttacacacggATTatcaatctgttcacacaaaaaatattgagacaaatctacctccatagTGTATTTGAACTTTTTACATacagtttttgtatttgaagCCATTCTCGTCCATGTGGAGGTTCTGCTCGGCTCTGCTGACACCTGGTGGAGCACATACTAGCCGTCATAACCGGATGTTGATATTCTCTGGGAGCACAGCTCAGACAGGAACAGctgaaaaagaacaacaaagccACGACGACGACGACGGTACAAACAACAGATGTTCGTCTAAAATATACGTCAAATATCGGTGACATCGTCGCTGGTGGGGACATTTTGTGCCACTTGAACTAATCAGAAACGGTAGGAAGCCGTCATTTGGAGCTAAGCAGAAGTATccgttttgttgttgttctcttgGTCCTAGCCCGTTAATATTATGGCTGTTAGCTGAACGGCTAACCTGACGTTAGCTTCCTTTTTCTTCTAGATAAGTCAGTGCGACGCCACACAGCCAAATTATCCTGAACCGCAATGAAAACCAGCCATTGTGTCTCATGTTACCACTCAGTCGAAAGTGTTATTGTTTCAAATAGAGTGTATTCGTCAGTATTCGTCATAAgggctttttattttcagcactATTCAAAGCTGCCACCTACAGTCAACAGTAGGCTACTCATGACAAATCAGTCAGGAACAAAAAGTACTTGATGAAGTCAAAGCTACTGTGGCAGCGGCAGGAAACAAGAATACCTCAAAATACAAGACAGTAAATACCTATTTGAGcacacaatgtttgttttttgagacTCTAAACTTTAAAGTTACGATGTTTCTGTATTGTGCACATTGTACTGTTCGGCAAATTCACATATCAAAGAAGTCAATTGcaagagacaaacagagctCAAAAGTCAACCTGCACCAGGTTCGACAGAAAGACAGgactttttcttcatgtcatcTTAAAGAATAGAGTCTATAAGTGACTGAAGTTGAGTTCAACTGAAACATATTTAGCTTGAAGTGAAAGTCACCATGACACAGTTCTGCACATTGATTTACAACATTGTCATTCAACTCTAGGGTTTTCTGTTGTCCATTGCCTATATGCAGTTTATATTCAAGTTCTGTTTTTAGTTCACTTTCCAGCAATGAATAGTTTTCTCCTGCTTGTTTTCTCCTACATTAGCTGTAGTTGAGTCACTCCCAGAGATTAAACAATGGGACGTATCTTCTTGGACCACATTGGTGGAACACGCCTCTTCTCCTGTGCCAACTGTGACACCATCCTGACTAATCGGTCTGAGCTTATCTCAACACGTTTCACAGGAGCCACGGGCAGAGCGTTCCTCTTCAATAAGGTACAGTTAAAAGCCATGAAATCATGGAGGATTATGTACTCCTAAATCAGACAGGATACACAAATTCAGTATATCATTCCCTGCTTGAAAACCTGTGTGCATGCTTGTTTCTCACCCTACAGGTGGTGAACCTGCAGTACAGCGAGGTTCAGGACAGAGTGATGCTTACCGGCAGGCACATGGTGAGAGACGTTAGCTGCAAGAACTGCAACAGCAAGCTGGGTTGGATCTATGAGTTTGCTACTGAGGACAGTCAGCGGTACAAGGAGGGACGTGTCATCCTGGAGAGGGCGCTGGTTAGGGAGAGTGAGGGCTTTGAAGAGCATGTCCCCTCAGACAACTCATGAGCCCCTAAAGTTGGATTAATTGATATGGGAAGGCTCACTCCTTTGtcctcctttccctctcccttATCCCTTTGCCTCTGTGCTGCGTACTGCCACCTGCAGACTTAGTGGTCAGTGAAGTTTTGCCTTCACTCCCCGTACCCCCTCCCTGTCTCTGGCCTATGACTCTAGACCTCTGCTGATTAGAAGATTGGTTTGCTGGATCTGTTCTTGCTGAATAGGCTTCCCCAAAATACTCCCTGATTTATGTGTCACAgggtaccccccccccccccttccctttccttcccttcccttcccttcccttcccttcccttcccttcccttccccttcccctccccAAAACAGCTGGGGACACTGTTAGGAGTTGTAACTTCACGTGTTTAAGTGTTCATGCACGGTCACACACAATTTTCATCATCGCTGCACAAGGCATGCTCCACACATTTTCATATGGCAGTTAAATACATGCATGATAATAGACATGGTCAGTCacatcaacaaaacatcacctggttgttttgtttatttagatAAGTGGAGGTAGTAGAGCTGAGTATGTTCATCATCCAGCCCAGTCTACACTGCTGTGTCAAATGAACCAGTGGAGGTGTCACTCTACATGTTTTGTTCATGGGGCTTGTGCTTCTGTGTTGTGAACTTTGTCTCAATGTATTTGTCATGTCGTGAGCCCTGAACACAATTAAGACAATGATAGTTGTAATTTCTATATCGGTTACCTTTTATTAGCTGGTAGTGTAAAGAATGTAGTTGTGTTTCAAATCGCTGTTCTCATTCAAATGATACCGTAAGAATCGCACAGAATGATGTCATATTTAAGTATtcattgttgtgtttgatgatgataataGCAGTTTTCTTTAGGTTTGGCTCACATGATGTGCAATTATTTTGATtgacatgacatttttgaaatataCAGAGTGACTTTAATGTCCCATTTTTGCAGTTCACGGTATGGAAGCGAGCTCctaaacagaagaaaatagtTGAATTGCTCCTacagttttattaatttctaTCAATCAGCATCTGATACCATGgattgtgtgcctgtgtgtgtgtgccgtgtGAAGAGCAACATGTCACTTCGGTGATATATCAGGAGCATGTACCTTCCAGCCATGTGACAGAGGAGGAATGTGTCTGAGGTGTGATGGACACATTCTCTGGCTGCCTGCTGGCTTAAGGACAGGATTATGAGAGGATGGGTCAATACAGGCATTCAAAATGAGCTGGGTGACAGTGAGGGACAAACTAACAGAGCCTCTGAAGGAATAACTTGAACCACAACAAAATAGGGATTCAGCAAACAGTCTTTTCTGTAACACAGCACATTGTTGGAAACgacaacaaaccaaaaataaGTTTTCAATTAAGCTTGAGTCTGATTTTTGAACTGTTTTTCGTGTAAATTCATTTTAGCAGTTGAATGCTGAGGCTGACCCGGAGGGTCAAATTACTCCTAAGATAGTGACCCTTTCTCTTTTTATAATCCTGGGCTTAGAGCACATTTGGTCATAAGATGACTTGTTCCTTACAACACAAAGCCAAACGAGCTTTGATGGAGTAATATGTCTTTAAAGTCAAGCCTGACTCTCTGACTAGGCCAGAGCCTCTTTTTTATATTGTCAGTAAagatttcaaaatgtcaaattgttaagaaaaaaaaaaagaaaaaaaatctcagttttcatgacatttgagGTTATTTTTGGACTGGGTTGTTGCCCAGCATCACGGCCCTGGTGTAACATTGTGCCATTTCAGATGGTGAATGCCTGCAGGCGTTACCAGAATGGTCCAGCCTTCACAAGTGACACTGGTAATGTTTTTGCATGCCTTTAGACAAGGTCATGCAAGAATGTGCAAGTTGTCATTtctacaaaaaaatgtcatattaaatATATTCAGGCCACTGACATCATCCATATCCCCAGGTCAGTGCAGTGTACAGTCAATGGCCATGACAGAATATAGTTATCATATATTGTTcacttttagcattttattggTAGgccaactgtttttatttgctttactctatattattattattttattgactgATGCATTTATCTTGAATATTTTCCTGATTGGAGgtttgaagaaaatgttttcttgtatGGTTATAGCAAGATTTTCTCTGATGTGATTTCTAAATAAAGATATAGTCTTGCTGGGTTAAATAATTTGTCATGTTTGTGCTTAATTTGTAGCttagtatgtcatttttatcaagAACGCAAGAACAATCACATGccaaattatatattttttcctctctaaAGAAAACTTTTTGCACTTAGACATTTGCCGTTTAGATTTCCAACTATGGCTTAAACCTAGTGCTCAAGGCAAATGAGTTCAGTATTTGAATATTGACATGTTCATGTAGGTGAGGGGAGGATAACGCCACTTCTGATTAGAACCAAAGCTTTCGACCTCTAGGTGGCAGCAGCCTACTGAGTAACAGGATGATGCTGAGTCTTGCCTGCCTCTGACATTAGCCTGCTTAGCATGGTCTGTGGAGCTTCACTGCAGGCTTGAAATACATGATGTTACTCCCtggaagagaaaaaatgaatgaactcCTCTGAATTATTTAAAGTCAAACATATGCCCCAAATAGGCAAAAACTGAATGAGTTGTAAGGTAAAAAGTGTGAAAGGAAAAGCAAACATTTGTGTTCAGTAACATACCACATCTTGACTAAATCCTGTTTCATCCTATCTATTTAGTACTCACTGTGAATCATCCACAATGCAAAGGTTTGACTGCATTTTGGTTTATAAATAGGCAGTGACGATTCACCCCTAATCCACCCACTAATGTTGCAGTGCTGCCGTAGAGTTATTTATAGCTCGGATCCCGTTGGAGGGCTTCTTTGTCAGTGTATCTGTGCGGGTCTATGTCACAGTGGTGGAATCAACAACAGGTCTGCTTTTCCTGCAGCCACTCCTGGAGGCGTCCTGCACTGAACAAGCAGCAGTGAACTTAGTTTGCACAAATATTAATTAAGGTTGATGAACACAACAAACTGTTCTAGTCTATTTTTGTATCCACtgcagtttttcttgtttttgctctcttttttttttttttttttttttgagggatCTAAAGCATTAATGGATTGAGAagactgatgtttttatgactatacCTAGTGCCATTTAAATGCCGGACATGACTAGAGACAAAAAGGaggctccagctccagagaACTGACTGTCCTGCTTTATAATTCATAGTAGTCTTTGACTTTGTCCCTGCATAACCTCAGGATTGTCTGCTGTCTTTATTGAAAAAGCCATCTGGCCAGATAAGGATAATTACACTGCCTTGTTGATCCTATTAGTCTGCATGCAATTGGAAAGACATGGCACAAATCTAGATGTGAcagtctttatgtgtgtgtgttcacagccaGAGCTATTTTTCCATTAGCCTTCAGAGACTCCCACAGTGCTCTTAGGCAGGACCAGGGACAACACTGAGATTCTCTAAAGACTTTAACCTCAGGCTATACACAGGCTATACACTCATTCAACTATTCTGTTGCTGAGAGAATCTTGTTGGAAAATCTAATAATAGGGGAAAAAAGATGCACTAGTGAAGTGATGCTCTCATGTCTCATACTGAATGATGGAGTCTGTGTATCATCCATCTTCCTTCCACCCACGGTCAAACCTATCAGAGCAAATTTGAAGTTGTATTCATACACAGAGGACAatttggtggggggggggggaccaaaAAGGGAACTCAGAGCATAATTGCACCCTTAATTGGCCCATGATTCATCATCCCCGGACAGCTATTTTAGTTTATCCTCGCCTTTTGTCTTTCCTTTATTCGGCGGGATGTCAGCATCACACCCCCTCTCTATCCCCTCAGGAGAGCAGCGATATAGAATATAGAAATAAACTTCTCCCTTTCCACcactctctcctcacacacacacacacacgcacacacacacaaaagagtgACATCATTCTGTCAGCAGGAGAAAATAGCATGCTTTCCATTGACATCACTCCACATCCCGTTGCTAGGAGACAGGGGAGTCAACATTAGTTACTATGGCGACTGCACTTCACCTTCAAAGCTCCTGACCTTTTTAGTTGTCTATGGTAGActaaaatgtatgtgtgtgtgtgtacaaaacaGACAAGGCAAACTATAGCCCCACTGTTGTGTAACACGAGCGTTGAAGGTCTTGTTGACTCATTCACTGCAGTGTGGCGATTGTTACAGTACATTCTAGATTAAAGCACTGCCGAGACAATGCACAAGATGCCCTGCAGCAactaaaaatgtcagtgtgaaaacatATCACCAAGTAATGGGAGTGTTGCTCTACGTGAGTGgaatgatgaatgaaatcaAAGAAAACCTGTCACAATTCCTATGTAATGCAATAACGTCACactagctgtgtgtgtgtgtgtgtgtgtgtgtgtgtgtgtgtgtgtgtgtgtgtgtgtgtgtgtgtgtgtgtgtgtgtgtgtgtgtgtgtgtgtgtataacatttaaaactgatGATACTATCAATCTAATGACATGAGCTGTTACAACATTTACCACAAGATCACATGAGcagacaagcagcagcagcagccgcaaaGTCAGAGGTCATCATTTCCTAAGTTGGTCATAAAACTTGAAAGAACAATGTTTGGAAACATGAATGAGttgatattgtatatttattcaGATATATATTTCTTCCTTTAAGAGACTGACTTGTAACAGTGTCCACTGTGTTTACCTGAGGACAGTGACTTTAGAGAGGTCCAGCATCGGCAAGTGATTGTAAAATGAGCAACACAAAACAGCACAGGTGAACGAGTAATACATGTAGATTCTAGCTGGTTCAGGAGTTTCAGATGGGTTGAAGAAAATGGATATAGTACCACGTCTGGTAAACTACAACATGCTGATGATTAGATTGTTaacacagctgatcacagtGACTGGAAGGAGCCCCTTTTACACTTTAACTACAGGAGCTTCAATATCATATAAACAAGAAAGATGCTACAGTCACCTTTCTAATGTGTGGTCGACCATGAAATTTATCTCACAGAACAGGGTTGAGGTGGACAGCTAGAACACACTGCACAATGTTACTGAAACTGCTAAAGATTGTCCAAGACACAAATATTCCCTGACTCCCAGAATTAACAATGTTTGAAATGGTATTGAGCTCAGTGGTAAGGAGAGACAGTGGCTAAAAGTGTGGTTGAAGCGCCACTCCAATCTTGTTTccatttctgtccttttttggcACAATTGGAGAAGCTTTCTCAGCTGTCACTTGCTAATTGAGTTTAGCAGGCGCATCAATGCCAGTCCTCTAGAGTGACACAGGCAGAGGTGGGCATTACAGGGCTTTTTTGGATTAGGTTGAGTTCAGCGCCAGTTTTCCACTCCAAGTCTGGTCCTCTGTGCCACCCTGCACATCGAAGGGTAATGTTGTCCCAACAGGACATTCTTCCACCCCTGCACCACCCACATCCTGCCTCTACAAGGCATCCCTTCATTGCCATAAAGGGCACAAAGCTCATCTGCTTCTACAGTTATCCAGAGAAAAGAGTTCAGTCAGATCTTTGACCCTGATGAGTTGATGATTATGAGCGTTGTCTCTGTGTAACTGCAGACAACCTCACCAATGGTGGGTGAAGCTGCCCTTTCCTGACAGGACAGACTACATTCTGTTTGGTTACCTTTTTACATCATGTCTGCTTTTCTCAACTTTGGCTTTTATGTGCAAAAGCTACTTGAGCAAACAAGCAGAATAACATATTGTATGTTTCAAGACCCACACAGTAATAAACATCACCACACAAGTTATCTCTAAGGACTAACTGGGAAATTTCATTCCCCAATTTGTATAAAAGGGTAATTATACCCATTAAAGGTAAACAGTGGTACATATATACCTGTATACTCCTCAATAATTCTCTGGGAATTATATttgtcctttcttttccttgctGGAGAATATTAATGGAAACTGATTCAATTAACTAGTTCCATCAGTTTTATCCAGCTAACTACAGTAATCCAGCTAACTACAGTGCTGATTTGAATATTGGTTAGAGTCAAGTCATCATATATACAGGTGGTCTGTACTATGGCTCTGCTCCATAATTTAtgacaatgatataaaacaaagggCAACATAACATACACTAAAACCAGTTTCAAGGACATGGCAACAGTATAAAAAATACTAACAGCATTGCTTCGTGACATGTCCACACTGAGGTTCTGAACAAACAACCATAACACtaacaacataaaacagagGCAAGCTAATTGACAGTGATTATACGTGAAGAGAAATACAGTGCATTTGACACATCATGTATGATGAATTCCTTGAACCCAACACAGATACAAATGCACATAacattcctctttttttcttcaatagAAAAGTAAGCTCTCTCCACTGAAGCCATGCATAGGGGGTGCACTTATTACTCCCTTTCTAAGGCATGGAGCTCCGGGTCCCTCTAAGGGATCCTCTAGCCCACTTGACTGAACAGGCTAAGACAACAGAATCCTGTGTCCTTGCTGAGAACAGGTGGAAACATGTCATTGTCCAGTCAACCCTGTATTCCATCCTCACTGCATCTTCCCATCCAGCACCTTATTCTTCTCACCCCCGTCAGCAGCCATGGACTTCCAGTATCGATGGCAGGACAACTCCAGCAGCTCCACCCCTCCAACCAGCTTCTGCTGGGCCATAAACACTCCAACCATGACCAGGAAATAGACCCTGAATGGAGCCCACATCCACAGGCCAGTGAAGCACAGAGCAATGAAGCTGCTCCAGTACAGCAGTGAGGCAGCTTTGATCAGAGCCACTCGCAGCTCTGACTTACAAGGTGGCACACGTGCAACACCGTCCCTTTCAAAGCCCCGGGGCTGGCCTGAGTAGAAGTCACGGAGACGGACCTCCTTCTCAGCCCAGCGTTCTCGACACCAAGACTCTAGgtctgaggatgaggagggcaGTGAAGCCACTGGATAGCGGCGGACGTGGAAGTGGATCTCACGGGGGAAAAGCCCCAAGATGAGGTGGCGTTCTGTCTGAGGGATGTTCTTGGGGTAGGCCACGGTAATATCATGGACGGCATCCAGG from the Seriola aureovittata isolate HTS-2021-v1 ecotype China chromosome 13, ASM2101889v1, whole genome shotgun sequence genome contains:
- the LOC130180532 gene encoding protein yippee-like 5, translating into MGRIFLDHIGGTRLFSCANCDTILTNRSELISTRFTGATGRAFLFNKVVNLQYSEVQDRVMLTGRHMVRDVSCKNCNSKLGWIYEFATEDSQRYKEGRVILERALVRESEGFEEHVPSDNS